A segment of the Fibrobacter succinogenes subsp. succinogenes S85 genome:
GAATCCTGCACTGGATTTTCCAATACAGATATTTTTGCAAAAGCAAAAGATATAGAGATGAGGAATATGGTAAGAGTCTTTTTAATCATATAGTAATCTCTATTCTGTTGCCTTCGGGGTCGAGGACGACACTTTCGTAATACCCGTCGCCGGTAGTTCGAGGTTGACCTACAATAGGAGTCCCTTCGGAAGACATTTGTTGGGTCAGGTGGTCGACCTCTTCTTTTGAACCGACGGAAAAGGAAAGATGGGTAAATCCGAGATGTTCCACGTGAAACATCTCGACAGTCCCAACATTTCGTTCGACACATATATCAGGGCGGTGCATGACTTCTAGGCGG
Coding sequences within it:
- a CDS encoding VOC family protein encodes the protein MKIEHIAIWVKDIDKVCEFYRKYFGGVVHPIYHNPAKQFTSRFITFDDGARLEVMHRPDICVERNVGTVEMFHVEHLGFTHLSFSVGSKEEVDHLTQQMSSEGTPIVGQPRTTGDGYYESVVLDPEGNRIEITI